GCCACGGACACCGTGCGGCTCTTCCAGTTCCACGTCGACCCCGAGCACTGGAGCGCGGGCGTCGGCACGGACCTGCACGACGCGTGCGTGGAGGAGTGGCGGGCCGACGGCATCCGGGCGGCCTCCCTGGACGTCCACCGCGAGAACCGCCGGGCCCAGGTCTTCTACGCCCGCCATGGCTGGCGGCGCGAAGCACCGGGTGGCGGCACCGGCACCCACATGTGCATGCGGCTGTCCCTGACGGCCGGGGAGACGGCCCAGGAGACGGCCGGGGAATGAGCGGGGCAGGTCGTACGTTCTTCAACTGACCGGAGGGAACCTCCGCACTACCGTTCGACCTGAAGAGAGCTAGTCACATGCGCGTCGAGATCTGGTCCGACATCGCCTGCCCCTGGTGCTATGTCGGCAAGGCACGCTTCGAGCAGGCACTCGCCGCCTTCCCGCACCGCGGTGACGTCGAGGTGGTGCACCGCTCCTTCGAGCTCGACCCCTCGCGTGCCAAGGGCGACAGCGGGCTCGTGATCCCGATGCTCGCCAAGAAGTACGGCATGAGCGAGGAGCAGGCCCAGGAGGCCGAGCGGAACCTCGGCGTGAACGCCGCGTCCGAAGGCCTCGACTACCTCACCGAGGGCCGCGACCACGGCAGCACGTTCGACATGCACCGCCTCCTGCACTTCGCCAAGGAGCAGGGCAGGCAGGACGAGCTGCTCGGGCTCCTCTACCGCGCCAACTTCGCCGAGGAGCGCTCCGTCTTCGACGACGACGAGCGGCTCGTGGAGCTCGCCGTCGCGGCCGGTCTCGACGCCGACGCGTCCCGCGCGGTGCTCGCCGACCCGTCCCGCTACGCCGACGACGTACGCACCGACGAGCGCGAGGCCGCCGAGCTCGGCGCGAACGGCGTGCCGTTCTTCGTCCTCGACCGCAAGTACGGCGTCTCCGGCGCCCAGCCCGCCGACGTCTTCGCGCAGGCCCTGGAGCAGGCGTGGGACAGCCGTTCGCCGCTCACCACGCTCGCGGACGGCGACGCCTGCGGCCCTGACGGCTGCGCGGTTCCGCAGGCCTGAACCCCTTGAGGGCGATGGGTAAGCAGCGCTAACCGGTCACCTCCACACATCCGCGATGGACGTGGGTGCGAACGGGCGCGAGAGTTGATCCCATGGGGATCATCACCGGCGCCGAGTTCGCGCCCACGTCGACGTATCTGAACACCGCGAGCTGCGGCCTGCTGCCCGCCCGCGCGGTCCGGGCGATCCAGGCACTCGCGGCCGAGAACGGCGCGGGCAGACGCGGAGGCGCGGGCGACTTCGGGATCGTGCAGGCCGCCCGTGAGTCCTTCGCGCGCCTCGTCGGCGTGCCGCACGCGCGCGTGGCCTTCGGCGGATCGGTCGCCGTCCACACCGGACTGATCGCCGCGGCACAGCGCCCCGGCTCCGAAATCCTCTTCCCCGAGGGGGACTTCAGCTCGATCATCAACCCCTTCGTGGTGCGCGGCGATCTCAAGATCCGGTACGCGCCGCTCGAAGACCTCGCCGAGGCGATCCGCCCCACCACGGCCCTCGTCGTGTACTCCGGCGTGCAGTCGGCCGACGGCCGTGTCGCCGACGACGCGGCGGTGCGCGAGGCCGCCGCAGCCCACGGCG
This Streptomyces sp. NBC_01283 DNA region includes the following protein-coding sequences:
- a CDS encoding N-acetyltransferase family protein, with protein sequence MPTVIRSAVTADAPALAALHARARATYYPEGLPDEGLDVVAMWRGAVERRDGHVLCAVRDGRIVGLASFRTPEGEATDTVRLFQFHVDPEHWSAGVGTDLHDACVEEWRADGIRAASLDVHRENRRAQVFYARHGWRREAPGGGTGTHMCMRLSLTAGETAQETAGE
- a CDS encoding DsbA family oxidoreductase, translating into MRVEIWSDIACPWCYVGKARFEQALAAFPHRGDVEVVHRSFELDPSRAKGDSGLVIPMLAKKYGMSEEQAQEAERNLGVNAASEGLDYLTEGRDHGSTFDMHRLLHFAKEQGRQDELLGLLYRANFAEERSVFDDDERLVELAVAAGLDADASRAVLADPSRYADDVRTDEREAAELGANGVPFFVLDRKYGVSGAQPADVFAQALEQAWDSRSPLTTLADGDACGPDGCAVPQA